In a genomic window of Procambarus clarkii isolate CNS0578487 chromosome 10, FALCON_Pclarkii_2.0, whole genome shotgun sequence:
- the LOC138363240 gene encoding glutamine-rich protein 2-like codes for MHIDDTLGVGKEPGVEEPGVEESGVEEPGVEEPGVGKEPGVEEPGVEEPGVEESSVEEPGVEEPGVEESSVEEPGVEEPGVGKEPGVEEPGVEEPGVEEPGVGKEPSVEEPGVGKEPGVEVRKRESQRLRWDMVMKRAALPRGSLLQAALPRGSLLQAALPRGSLLQAALPRGVTPAGSAASRVTPAGSAASRVTPAGSAASGVTPAGSAASRVTPAGSPASGVTPAGSAASRVTPAGSATSRVTPAGSAASGVTPAGSAASRVTPAGSAASRVTPAGSAASGVTPAGSAASRVTPAGSAASRVTPPGSPASRVTPPGSPASGVTPAGSAASGVTPAGSAASGVTTAGSPASAGHSCRQRCLEGHSSRQPCLEGHSCRQPCLRGSLLQAALPRGSLLQAALPRGSLLQAALPRGVTPAGSPASRGHSCRQPCLGGSLLQAALPRGVTPAGTVAHTLV; via the exons ATGCATATTGATGATACG CTAGGTGTAGGGAAAGAACCAGGTGTAGAAGAGCCAGGTGTAGAAGAGTCAGGTGTAGAAGAGCCAGGTGTAGAAGAGCCAGGTGTAGGGAAAGAACCAGGTGTAGAAGAGCCAGGTGTAGAAGAGCCAGGTGTAGAAGAGTCAAGTGTAGAAGAGCCAGGTGTAGAAGAGCCAGGTGTAGAAGAGTCAAGTGTAGAAGAGCCAGGTGTAGAAGAGCCAGGTGTAGGGAAAGAACCAGGTGTAGAAGAGCCAGGTGTAGAAGAACCAGGTGTAGAAGAGCCAGGTGTAGGGAAAGAACCAAGTGTAGAAGAGCCAGGTGTAGGGAAAGAACCAGGTGTAGAAGTCAG GAAGCGTGAGTCACAGCGCCTCCGCTGGGACATGGTGATGAAGCGGGCAGCGCTGCCTCGAGGGTCACTCCTGCAGGCAGCGCTACCTCGAGGGTCACTCCTGCAGGCAGCCCTGCCTCGAGGGTCACTCCTGCAGGCAGCCCTGCCTCGAGGGGTCACTCCTGCAGGCAGCGCTGCCTCGAGGGTCACTCCTGCAGGCAGCGCTGCCTCGAGGGTCACTCCTGCAGGCAGCGCTGCCTCGGGGGTCACTCCTGCAGGCAGCGCTGCCTCGAGGGTCACTCCTGCAGGCAGCCCTGCCTCGGGGGTCACTCCTGCAGGCAGCGCTGCCTCGAGGGTCACTCCTGCAGGCAGCGCTACCTCGAGGGTCACTCCTGCAGGCAGCGCTGCCTCGGGGGTCACTCCTGCAGGCAGCGCTGCCTCGAGGGTCACTCCTGCAGGCAGCGCTGCCTCGAGGGTCACTCCTGCAGGCAGCGCTGCCTCGGGGGTCACTCCTGCAGGCAGCGCTGCCTCGAGGGTCACTCCTGCAGGCAGCGCTGCCTCGAGGGTCACTCCTCCAGGCAGCCCTGCCTCGAGGGTCACTCCTCCAGGCAGCCCTGCCTCGGGGGTCACTCCTGCAGGCAGCGCTGCCTCGGGGGTCACTCCTGCAGGCAGCGCTGCCTCGGGGGTCACTACTGCAGGCAGCCCTGCCTCGGCGGGTCACTCCTGCAGGCAGCGCTGCCTCGAGGGTCACTCCTCCAGGCAGCCCTGCCTCGAGGGTCACTCCTGCAGGCAGCCCTGCCTCAGGGGGTCACTCCTGCAGGCAGCCCTGCCTCGAGGGTCACTCCTGCAGGCAGCCCTGCCTCGAGGGTCACTCCTGCAGGCAGCCCTGCCTCGAGGGGTCACTCCTGCAGGCAGCCCTGCCTCGAGGGGTCACTCCTGCAGGCAGCCCTGCCTCGGGGGGTCACTCCTGCAGGCAGCCCTGCCTCGGGGGGTCACTCCTGCAGGCACTGTGGCACATACGTTGGTCTAA